The Ailuropoda melanoleuca isolate Jingjing chromosome 9, ASM200744v2, whole genome shotgun sequence genome includes a region encoding these proteins:
- the C9H15orf40 gene encoding UPF0235 protein C15orf40 homolog codes for MLRLGRRLRQLVSGRGARSSARLPFGAEMPKKAGATNKGKSQSKEPERPLPPLGPVAVDPKGCVTIAIHAKPGSKQNAVTDVTAEAVSVAIAAPPSEGEANAELCRYLSKVLELRKSDVVLDKGGKSREKVVKLLASTTTEEILEKLKQQVEKK; via the exons ATGCTGCGGCTGGGCCGCCGGCTGAGGCAGCTTGTGTCcggacgcggggctcgatcctctGCCCGGCTCCCCTTCGGCGCCGAGATGCCCAAGAAAGCTGGTGCGACGAACAAG GGTAAGAGCCAGAGCAAGGAACCAGAGAGACCACTTCCTCCCTTAGGGCCTGTGGCGGTTGATCCTAAAGGTTGTGTCACCATAGCCATCCATGCCAAACCCGGGTCCAAACAAAACGCTGTAACAG ACGTGACTGCGGAAGCTGTGAGCGTGGCCATAGCAGCCCCCCCGTCGGAAGGAGAGGCTAATGCCGAGCTCTGTCGGTACCTTTCCAAGGTCTTGGAGCTCAGGAAGAGTGACGTGGTTTTGGATAAG GGTGGTAAATCCCGTGAAAAGGTGGTGAAGCTATTAGCATCTACAACCACAGAAGAGATCTTGGAGAAATTAAAGCagcaagttgaaaaaaaataa